A genomic region of Vidua macroura isolate BioBank_ID:100142 unplaced genomic scaffold, ASM2450914v1 whyUn_scaffold_180, whole genome shotgun sequence contains the following coding sequences:
- the LOC128802766 gene encoding mucin-2-like: MGRMKVSIFYLHIFLLLFIPEGRAETSASAPTGATRTPGNRTTPGTTTPGTTTPGTTTLEITTPGTTTPGTTTPETTTLDITTPGTTTPGTTTLEITTPGTTTLDITTPGTTTRGTTTLEITTPGTTTPGTTTPGTTTLDITTPGTTTPGTTTPGTTTLEITTPGTTTPGTSTLKITIPETTTPGTTIAGTTGDPRTTTSLETVSTTPDTTMTIPETASPEAISDLRTTTSRETISTTPETTTTIPEATSDPLTTTSEPWTTTSLETISTTPDTTTTTHEATSLEATSDPWATTHLETIFTTPETTTTIPETTSPETTSDPWTTTSNPRTTTSDPWTSTSLETISTTPDTTMTIPETTRAEAPSDQWVSTSLETITTTLETTSDPWTTSTDPWTPTSHETISTTPETTKTSPETTSLEATSDPWTTTGESWTTTTSDPWTATSLETIFTTLETTTTFLETTSPESISDPWTTTSNPWTTSTEPWTTTSLETISNSPETAMTIPKTTSTEATSDPLTTTNLETASTIFETTTTNPESISDPWTTTSNPWTTSTEPWTSTSLETISTTPDTTMTFPETTSPETTSDQTTSTSLENTSTVPETTTAIPETTSEPRATTSLETISTTPGTTTTIPDTISDPWTTSDPWTVTSLETIFTTPETTTTIPETTSPESTTDPWTTYSVETISTILETTSTIPETTSDPLTTTSDPWATTSLETNSITPDTTSTFPETTSPEATSDQWTSTSFQTVSTIPETTTTNPEATSDPWTTNTDPWTSTSLETISTTPDTTMTFPETTSPETNSDQWPSTSLENTSTVPETTTTIPETTSPESTTDPWTTNSVETISTIFETTSTIPETTSDPLTTTSDPWATTSLETISTSPDTTMTFPETTSELWTTTSDPRTTSTDPWTSTSLETISTTPDTTMTFPETTSPETTSDQTTSTSLENTSTVPETSTAIPETTSGPWTTSTDPWTTTSLETISTTPETTSEPWTTTSLETFSTTPGTTTTIPDTISDPWTTRDPWTVTSLETIFTTPETTTTILETTSPENTTDPWTTYSVETISTILETTSTIPEITSPETTSHSWTSHSPQTISTTPDTTSTIPETTSELWTTTSDPRTTSTDPWTSTSLETISTTPDTTMTFPETTSPESTSHQMTSTSLENTSTVPETTTAIPETTSGPWTTTRDPWTTTSLETISTTPETTSEPRATTSLETFSITPGTTTTIPEATSDPWTTSDPWTTSDPWTVTSLETIFTTPETATTIPETTSPESTTDPWTTNSVETISTIPETTSTIPETTSDPLTTTSDPWATTSLETISITPDTTMTFPETTSPETTSDQWTSTSLENTSTVPETTTAIPETTSGLWTTTTDPWTTTRDPWTTTSLETISTTTIIPETTSHSWTSHSPQTISTTPDTTSTIPETTSELWTTTSGPRTTSTDPWTSTRLETISTTPDTTMTFPETTSPETTSDQTTSTSLETASTVPETTTTIPETTSGPWTTTRDPWTTTNLETISTTPETTSEPRATTSLETIFTTPETTTTIPETTSPESTTDPWTTYSVETISTIPETTSTIPETTSDPLTTTSDPWATTSLETISITPDTTMTFPETTSPETTSDQWTSTSLENTSTLPETTTTNPEATSDPWTTTSGPWTTTSDPWTTTSLETISTTPETTSEPRATTSLETFSTTPGTTTTIPEATSDPWTVTSLETIFTTPETTTTILETTSPENTTDPWTTYSVETISTILETTSTIPETTSDPLTTTSDPWTVTSLETISITPDTTSTIPETTSDLWTTTSDPRTTSTDPWTSTRLETISTTLDTTMTFPETTSPETTSDQKTSTTLETASTVPETSTAIPETTSGPWTTTSDPWTTSTDPWTVTSLETIFTTSETTTTIPETTSPEITTLYGTPNTTPGTNTTPETTTFPEATTIPDITNTFPETTNPETNNPSGTTATLPETTMTPGTTTTFPATTSPETTTSPEITTVTESTTTNISETATIPGTATTFSEITTTFPGTTARTPGANTTPGTSTFPEATTTRDSTATSPGATIPETTSTHEVTTSPEVMTTILETTTIPETATTPGPTKTFPETTNPETITPSGTTTTFPGTPSTIPGTTTTTPETTTFPETITTPGTTTTIPDTTSPETTTPSGTTTTFPGTTSPEMPTTIPGTPGTTTPEKTTIPGTTTTIPDTTSPETTSDPWTTISDPWTPTSLETISTTPDTNTTIPETTTTIPETTSDPWTSTSLKTVSTTAGTTTVPGTATTFSEITTTFPGTTARTPGANTTPGTSTFPEATTIPDIITTFPEVTTSPEITTTIPETTTTTPGANSTMPGTNTTTPGITTISETNTTTPVTNSTTPGTNSTTPVNTTMPETNDTMPGTATTPGTDATTPETNSTTPGTTTTTPGTNSTTPETNSTTPGTNSTTPVNTTMPETNDTMPGTATTPGTDATTPETNSTTPGTTTTTPWTNSTTPETNFTTPWTNSTTPGTKPTISETNSTTPGTVTTTPGTNSTIPGTNSTTPGTATTTAVTNTTTPGTNTTTPVTTTTTPGITTISETNTTTPVATTTPVTNSTTPGTATTTAVTNSSTPVTNTTTSVTNTTTPGTNPTTAVTNSTTPVATTTPGTNSTMPVTNTTTPVTNSTTSMTATTPGTNTTPVTNPTTPETTTTPVTNTTTPVTNTTTPVTNPTTPVTNTTTPETTTTPVTNTTTPGTTTTTRMTTTSTSTTTAGTCSNGGTWVNGHCWCPLGFTGDRCDDISNTIETKAETNGTVQVLLRVTNRNFTDDLKNTSSPTYIKFVQDFTKQMDVVYAGIEGYKGIKVNRLSSGSVVVDHSIIVSLMVTSQSQEKLQNITAKVQEKIEVAAVQFNCTNGDLCFNSEVNITSTALEFDGDAYCWSQAPEGYQEFFFPNLTSSGLSCMSNCTPGTASTIDCNRGTCHITRRGPQCFCDETHLYWYQDDHCTSRVSKLAVGLGLAVAILVTVVVILSIFLFRARRSGSLNMAEQKTMENWYQNISEEWSPPGSFTFRNRGAQREDDHPVHLEAVDTSVSNLTMIIIIVIIITVINVIKVDIIIINMINIKIFINIITIIIITIIIINTNMIIIAIIAIITIIIIINMITTYIIITIITVIPIINPMER; this comes from the exons AAACCAGCGCCAGTGCACCCACGGGAGCAACCAGGACACCTGGAAACAGGACCACACCTGGGACCACCACCCCTGGGACCACCACCCCTGGGACCACCACCCTTGAGATCACCACACCTGGGACCACCACCCCTGGGACCACCACCCCTGAGACCACCACCCTTGATATCACCACCCCAGGGACCACCACACCTGGGACCACCACCCTTGAGATCACCACACCTGGGACCACCACCCTTGATATCACCACCCCAGGGACCACCACCCGTGGGACCACCACCCTTGAGATCACTACACCTGGGACCACCACCCCTGGGACCACCACCCCTGGGACCACCACCCTTGATATCACCACCCCAGGGACCACCACCCCTGGGACCACCACCCCTGGGACCACCACCCTTGAGATCACCACACCTGGGACCACCACACCTGGGACCAGCACCCTTAAGATCACCATCCCTGAGACCACCACACCTGGGACCACCATCGCTGGGACCACCGGTGACCCACGGACCACCACCAGTCTTGAGACCGTTTCTACCACCCCTGACACCACCATGACCATCCCTGAGACTGCAAGTCCTGAGGCCATCAGTGACCTAAGGACCACCACCAGTCGTGAGACCATTTCCACCACCCCTGAGACCACCACGACCATCCCTGAGGCCACCAGTGACCCACTGACCACCACCAGTGAACCCTGGACCACCACAAGTCTTGAGACCATTTCTACCACCCCAGACACCACCACAACCACCCATGAGGCCACCAGTCTAGAGGCCACCAGTGACCCGTGGGCCACTACCCATCTTGAGACTATTTTTACCACCCCTGAGACCACCACAACCATCCCTGAGACCACCAGTCCTGAGACCACCAGTGACCCATGGACTACCACCAGTAACCCAAGGACCACCACCAGTGACCCATGGACCTCCACCAGTCTTGAGACCATTTCTACCACCCCTGACACCACCATGACCATCCCTGAGACCACCAGGGCTGAAGCCCCCAGTGACCAATGGGTTTCCACCAGTCTTGAGACCATTACTACCACCCTTGAGACCACCAGTGACCCATGGACCACCAGCACTGACCCCTGGACCCCCACCAGTCATGAGACCATTTCCACCACCCCTGAGACCACCAAAACCAGCCCTGAGACCACCAGTCTGGAGGCCACCAGTGACCCATGGACCACCACGGGTGAATCATGGACCACCACCACCAGTGACCCATGGACCGCTACCAGTCTTGAGACCATTTTCACCACCCTTGAGACCACCACAACCTTCCTTGAGACCACCAGTCCTGAGAGCATCAGTGACCCATGGACCACCACCAGTAACCCATGGACCACCAGCACTGAGCCATGGACCACCACCAGTCTTGAGACCATTTCCAACAGCCCTGAGACCGCCATGACCATCCCTAAGACCACCAGTACAGAGGCCACCAGTGACCCATTGACCACCACCAATCTTGAGACTGCTTCTACTATCTTTGAGACCACCACCACTAACCCTGAGAGCATCAGTGACCCATGGACCACCACCAGTAACCCATGGACCACCAGCACTGAGCCATGGACCTCCACCAGTCTTGAGACCATTTCCACCACCCCTGACACCACCATGACCTTCCCTGAGACCACCAGTCCTGAGACCACCAGTGACCAAACGACTTCCACCAGTCTTGAAAATACTTCTACTGTCCCTGAGACCACCACCGCTATTCCTGAGACCACCAGTGAACCACGGGCCACCACCAGTCTTGAGACCATTTCCACCACCCCAGGCACCACCACAACCATCCCTGATACCATCAGTGACCCATGGACCACCAGTGACCCATGGACTGTCACCAGTCTTGAGACCATTTTCACCACCCCAGAGACCACCACAACCATCCCTGAGACCACCAGTCCTGAGAGCACCACTGATCCATGGACCACCTACAGTGTGGAGACCATTTCTACCATCCTTGAGACCACCTCGACCATCCCTGAGACCACCAGTGACCCACTGACCACCACCAGTGACCCATGGGCCACCACCAGTCTTGAGACCAATTCCATCACCCCTGACACCACCTCGACCTTCCCTGAGACCACCAGTCCTGAGGCCACCAGTGACCAATGGACTTCCACTAGTTTCCAGACTGTTTCTACCATCCCTGAGACCACCACCACTAACCCTGAGGCCACCAGTGACCCATGGACCACCAACACTGACCCATGGACCTCCACCAGTCTTGAGACCATTTCTACCACCCCTGACACCACCATGACCTTCCCTGAGACCACCAGTCCTGAGACCAACAGTGACCAATGGCCTTCCACCAGTCTTGAAAATACTTCTACTGTCCCTGAGACCACCACAACCATCCCTGAGACCACCAGTCCTGAGAGCACCACTGATCCATGGACCACCAACAGTGTGGAGACCATTTCTACCATCTTTGAGACAACCTCGACCATCCCTGAGACCACCAGTGACCCACTGACCACCACCAGTGACCCATGGGCCACCACCAGTCTTGAGACCATTTCCACCAGCCCTGACACCACCATGACCTTCCCTGAGACCACCAGTGAGCTATGGACCACCACCAGTGACCCAAGGACCACCAGCACTGACCCATGGACCTCCACCAGTCTTGAGACCATTTCTACCACCCCTGACACCACCATGACCTTCCCTGAGACCACCAGTCCTGAGACCACCAGTGACCAAACGACTTCCACCAGTCTTGAAAATACTTCTACTGTCCCTGAGACCAGCACTGCTATTCCTGAGACCACCAGTGGCCCATGGACCACCAGCACTGACCCATGGACTACCACCAGCCTTGAGACCATTTCTACCACCCCTGAAACCACCAGTGAACCATGGACCACCACCAGTCTTGAGACTTTTTCCACCACCCCAGGCACCACCACAACCATCCCTGATACCATCAGTGACCCATGGACCACCAGAGACCCATGGACTGTCACCAGTCTTGAGACCATTTTCACCACCCCTGAGACCACCACAACCATCCTTGAGACCACCAGTCCTGAGAACACCACTGATCCATGGACCACCTACAGTGTGGAGACCATTTCTACCATCCTTGAGACCACCTCCACCATCCCTGAGATCACCAGTCCTGAAACCACCAGTCACTCATGGACTTCCCACAGTCCTCAGACCATTTCCACCACCCCTGACACCACCTCGACCATCCCTGAGACCACCAGTGAGCTATGGACCACCACCAGTGACCCAAGGACCACCAGCACTGACCCATGGACCTCCACCAGCCTTGAGACCATTTCTACCACCCCTGACACCACCATGACCTTCCCTGAGACCACCAGTCCTGAGAGCACCAGTCACCAAATGACTTCCACCAGTCTTGAAAATACTTCTACTGTCCCTGAGACCACCACCGCTATTCCTGAGACCACCAGTGGCCCATGGACCACCACCAGAGACCCATGGACTACCACCAGCCTTGAGACCATTTCTACCACCCCTGAGACCACCAGTGAACCACGGGCCACCACCAGTCTTGAGACCTTTTCCATCACCCCAGGCACCACCACAACCATCCCTGAGGCCACCAGTGACCCATGGACCACCAGTGACCCATGGACCACCAGTGACCCATGGACTGTCACCAGTCTTGAGACCATTTTCACCACCCCTGAGACCGCCACAACCATCCCTGAGACCACCAGTCCTGAGAGCACCACTGATCCATGGACCACTAACAGTGTGGAGACCATTTCTACCATCCCTGAGACCACCTCGACCATCCCTGAGACCACCAGTGACCCACTGACCACCACCAGTGACCCATGGGCCACCACCAGTCTTGAGACCATTTCCATCACCCCTGACACCACCATGACCTTCCCTGAGACCACCAGTCCTGAGACCACCAGTGACCAATGGACTTCCACCAGTCTTGAAAATACTTCTACTGTCCCTGAGACCACCACTGCTATTCCTGAGACCACCAGTGGCCTGTGGACCACCACCACTGACCCATGGACCACCACCAGAGACCCATGGACCACCACCAGCCTTGAGACCATTTCTACCACCACAATCATCCCTGAAACCACCAGTCACTCATGGACTTCTCACAGTCCTCAGACCATTTCCACCACCCCTGACACCACCTCGACCATCCCTGAGACCACCAGTGAGCTATGGACCACCACCAGTGGCCCAAGGACCACCAGCACTGACCCATGGACCTCCACCAGACTTGAGACCATTTCTACCACCCCTGACACCACCATGACCTTCCCTGAGACCACCAGTCCTGAAACCACCAGTGACCAAACGACTTCCACCAGTCTTGAGACTGCTTCTACTGTCCCTGAGACCACCACCACTATTCCTGAGACCACCAGTGGCCCATGGACCACCACCAGAGACCCATGGACTACCACCAACCTTGAGACCATTTCTACCACCCCTGAGACCACCAGTGAACCACGGGCCACCACCAGTCTTGAGACCATTTTCACCACCCCTGAGACCACCACAACCATCCCTGAGACCACCAGTCCTGAGAGCACCACTGATCCATGGACCACCTACAGTGTGGAGACCATTTCTACCATCCCTGAGACCACCTCGACCATCCCTGAGACCACCAGTGACCCACTGACCACCACCAGTGACCCATGGGCCACCACCAGTCTTGAGACCATTTCCATCACCCCTGACACCACCATGACCTTCCCTGAGACCACCAGTCCTGAGACCACCAGTGACCAATGGACTTCCACCAGTCTTGAAAATACTTCTACTCTCCCTGAGACCACCACCACTAACCCTGAGGCCACCAGTGACCCATGGACCACCACCAGTGGCCCATGGACCACCACCAGTGACCCATGGACTACCACCAGCCTTGAGACCATTTCTACCACCCCTGAGACCACCAGTGAACCACGGGCCACCACCAGTCTTGAGACCTTTTCCACCACCCCAGGCACCACCACAACCATCCCTGAGGCCACCAGTGACCCATGGACTGTCACCAGTCTTGAGACCATTTTCACCACCCCTGAGACCACCACAACCATCCTTGAGACCACCAGTCCTGAGAACACCACTGATCCATGGACCACCTACAGTGTGGAGACCATTTCTACCATCCTTGAGACCACCTCGACCATCCCTGAGACCACCAGTGACCCACTGACCACCACCAGTGACCCATGGACCGTCACCAGTCTTGAGACCATTTCCATCACCCCTGACACCACCTCGACCATCCCTGAGACCACCAGTGACCTATGGACCACCACCAGTGACCCAAGGACCACCAGCACTGACCCATGGACCTCCACCAGACTTGAGACCATTTCTACCACCCTTGACACCACCATGACCTTCCCTGAGACGACCAGTCCAGAGACCACCAGTGACCAAAAGACTTCCACCACTCTCGAGACTGCTTCTACTGTCCCTGAGACCAGCACTGCTATTCCTGAGACCACCAGCGGCCCGTGGACCACCACCAGTGACCCATGGACCACCAGCACTGACCCATGGACTGTCACCAGTCTTGAAACAATTTTCACCACCTCTGAGACCACCACAACCATCCCTGAGACCACCAGTCCTGAGATCACCACCCTCTATGGAACCCCCAACACAACACCTGGGACAAACACCACCCCTGAGACAACAACGTTCCCTGAGGCCACCACCATCCCCGACATCACCAACACCTTCCCTGAGACCACCAATCCTGAGACCAACAACCCCTCTGGGACCACCGCTACCCTCCCTGAGACCACCATGACCCCTGGCACCACCACGACATTCCCTGCGACCACCAGTCCTGAGACCACCACCAGTCCTGAGATCACCACCGTCACTGAGAGCACCACTACCAACATCTCAGAGACCGCCACGATCCCTGGCACCGCCACCACCTTCTCTGAGATCACCACCACCTTCCCTGGAACCACGGCCAGAACACCTGGGGCAAACACCACCCCTGGGACATCAACGTTCCCTGAGGCCACCACGACCCGTGACTCCACCGCGACATCTCCTGGGGCCACCATCCCTGAGACCACCAGCACACATGAGGTCACCACCAGTCCTGAGGTCATGACCACTATCCTAGAGACCACCACCATCCCAGAGACAGCCACAACCCCTGGCCCCACCAAAACATTCCCTGAAACCACCAATCCTGAGACCATCACCCCCTCTGGGACCACCACCACCTTCCCTGGGACCCCCAGCACCATCCCtggcaccaccaccaccacgcCTGAGACAACAACGTTCCCTGAGACAATCACAACCCCTGGCACCACCACGACCATCCCTGATACCACGAGTCCTGAGACCACCACCCCCTCTGGGACCACTACCACCTTCCCTGGGACCACCAGTCCTGAGATGCCAACCACCATTCCTGGGACCCCTGGCACCACCACGCCTGAGAAAACAACAATCCCTGGCACCACCACGACCATCCCTGACACCACCAGTCCTGAGACCACCAGTGACCCATGGACCACCATCAGTGACCCATGGACCCCCACCAGTCTTGAGACCATTTCTACCACCCCTGACACCAACACAACCATCCCTGAGACCACCACAACCATCCCTGAGACCACCAGTGACCCATGGACCTCCACCAGTCTCAAGACCGTTTCTACGACCGCTGGCACCACCACAGTCCCTGGCACCGCCACCACCTTCTCTGAGATCACCACCACCTTCCCTGGAACCACAGCCAGAACACCTGGGGCAAACACCACCCCTGGGACATCAACGTTCCCTGAGGCCACCACGATTCCTGATATCATCACCACCTTCCCTGAGGTCACCACCAGTCCTGAGATCACCACCACCATCCCTGAgaccaccaccaccacaccTGGAGCCAACTCCACCATGCCTGGGACCAACACCACCACACCTGGGATCACCACCATCTCTGAGACCAACACCACCACCCCTGTGACCAACTCCACCACGCCTGGGACCAACTCCACCACACCTGTGAACACCACCATGCCTGAGACCAACGACACCATGCCTGGGACCGCCACCACCCCTGGGACCGATGCCACCACACCTGAGACCAACTCCACCACACCTGggaccaccaccaccacccctgGGACCAATTCCACCACCCCTGAGACCAACTCCACCACGCCTGGGACCAACTCCACCACACCTGTGAACACCACCATGCCTGAGACCAACGACACCATGCCTGGGACCGCCACCACCCCTGGGACCGATGCCACCACACCTGAGACCAACTCCACCACGCCTGggaccaccaccaccaccccttGGACCAATTCCACCACCCCTGAGACCAACTTCACCACCCCTTGGACCAACTCCACCACCCCTGGGACCAAGCCCACCATCTCTGAGACCAATTCCACCACCCCTGGGACCGTCACCACCACACCTGGGACCAACTCCACCATCCCTGGGACCAATTCCACCACCCCTGGGACCGCCACCACCACAGCTGTGACCAACACCACCACCCCTGGGACCAACACCACCACCCCGGTgaccaccaccaccacaccTGGGATCACCACCATCTCTGAGACCAACACCACCACGCCTGTGGCCACCACCACCCCTGTGACCAATTCCACCACCCCTGGGACCGCCACCACCACAGCTGTGACCAACTCCTCCACACCTGTGACCAACACCACCACCTCTGTGACCAACACCACCACCCCTGGGACCAACCCCACCACAGCTGTGACCAACTCCACCACACCTGTGGCCACCACCACACCTGGGACCAACTCCACCATGCCTGTGACTAACACCACCACCCCTGTGACTAACAGCACCACATCTATGACTGCCACCACACCTGGGACCAACACCACACCTGTGACCAACCCCACCACACCTGAGACCACCACCACACCTGTGACCAACACCACCACACCTGTGACCAACACCACCACACCTGTGACCAACCCCACCACCCCTGTGACTAACACCACCACACCTGAGACCACCACCACACCTGTGACCAATACCACCACCCCTGGGACCACCACCACTACCCGTATGACCACCACCTCCACCAGTACAACCACCG CAGGGACCTGCAGCAACGGTGGCACCTGGGTCAACGGCCACTGCTGGTGTCCCCTCGGCTTCACCGGGGACAGGTGTGATGACATCAGCAACACCATTGAAACCAAGGCCG AGACCAACGGGAcggtgcaggtgctgctgcgCGTCACCAACCGGAACTTCACCGATGACCTCAAGAACACCAGCTCACCCACCTACATCAAGTTCGTCCAGGACTTCACCAAGCAG ATGGACGTGGTCTACGCCGGCATCGAGGGGTACAAGGGCATCAAGGTGAACCGTCTCAG TTCTGGCAGCGTGGTGGTGGATCACAGCATCATCGTGTCCCTGATGGTGAcctcccagagccaggagaaACTCCAGAACATCACGGCCAAAGTGCAGGAGAAGATCGAGGTGGCGGCAGTGCAATTCAACTGCACCAACG GTGACCTGTGCTTCAACTCTGAGGTGAACATCACCAGCACCGCGCTGGAATTCGATGGAGACG CCTACTGCTGGAGCCAAGCGCCCGAGGGCTACCAGGAATTCTTCTTCCCCAACCTGACGAGCTCCGGGTTGTCCTGCATGTCCAACTGCACGCCGGGCACCGCCAGCACCATCGACTGCAACCGTGGGACGTGCCACATCACCCGCAGAGGTCCTCAGTGCTT CTGCGACGAGACCCACCTGTACTGGTACCAAGATGACCACTGCACATCACGGGTCAGCAAACTGGCCGTGGGCCTGGGCTTGGCCGTGGCCATCCTGGTCACCGTGGTCGTCATCCTCTCCATCTTCCTCTTCCGAGCTCGGAGATCTGGATCCCTTAACAT ggctgagcagaagACGATGGAGAATTGGTACCAGAACATCAGCGAGGAGTGGAGCCCCCCAGGAAGCTTCACCTTCCGGAACCGAG GTGCCCAGCGCGAGGATGACCATCCAGTCCACCTTGAGGCCGTGGACACGTCGGTGTCG AACCTCACCATGatcatcatcatcgtcatcatcatcaccGTCATCAATGTCATCAAAGTcgacatcatcatcatcaacaTGATCAACATCAAAATCTTCATCAACATCATCACCATCATTATCATCACCATCATTATTATCAACACCAACATGATCATCATCGCCATCATCgccatcatcaccatcatcatcatcatcaacaTGATCACCACCTACAttatcatcaccatcatcaccGTCATCCCCATCATCAACCCCATGGAACGATGA